A section of the Pectinophora gossypiella chromosome 11, ilPecGoss1.1, whole genome shotgun sequence genome encodes:
- the LOC126370983 gene encoding uncharacterized protein LOC126370983, translating into MKLYCIFAAILAISLAKEIGSKDDVEDLEAQASMELLRTNREDKQDLDTAASTYNSYVPPSQRPPRPWNQNAIPTPPQNQWNNPQYVVPQNPPQNAFSDVSQNQNYVPSVPQNSYVPPSAGQWPAVQSDIQYPSNPAPVHYPSVPPVTQAPQVPQYPQTPQYPQTPQYPQAPQNPQAPQNDYYYPPHNQPSSTPTVIKNEQYNGENGYYKYEYQISDGTWVGEEGYLLYPNTEYESPVKKGWYSYKGTDGKVYTVSWWADASGYHATGDHLPTPPPVPTAIQAALDQAAKEEANKNKPTQPTYYPTTQPTFYPSQPTYTPAQPTTQRPSYNHPQQTYPQQQPAYQRPGYGK; encoded by the exons ATGAAGCTG TACTGCATATTCGCCGCCATACTGGCAATTTCACTAGCCAAAGAAATTGGAAGCAAAGATGATGTCGAGGACTTAGAAGCGCAAGCGTCTATGGAACTGCTTAGAACAAACAGGGAAGACAAACAAGATCTGGATACCGCAGCCAGCACTTACAACAGCTACGTTCCCCCCAGCCAAAGACCCCCACGACCATGGAACCAGAACGCCATCCCAACTCCTCCCCAGAACCAATGGAACAACCCTCAGTATGTAGTTCCCCAAAATCCTCCGCAAAATGCATTCAGCGACGTCTCCCAAAATCAAAACTACGTACCCTCCGTGCCCCAAAATAGCTACGTGCCTCCTTCTGCCGGCCAGTGGCCTGCTGTTCAGAGCGACATACAGTATCCTAGCAACCCTGCCCCAGTCCATTACCCCTCTGTTCCACCTGTCACTCAGGCTCCTCAAGTTCCTCAATATCCTCAGACCCCCCAATATCCTCAGACTCCCCAGTATCCTCAGGCTCCCCAAAATCCCCAAGCCCCCCAGAATGACTATTACTATCCTCCTCACAACCAACCTTCCTCTACTCCTACTGTAATCAAGAACGAACAGTACAATGGTGAAAACGGCTATTACAAATATGA ATACCAAATTTCCGATGGTACTTGGGTAGGTGAAGAAGGTTACCTATTGTACCCGAATACTGAGTACGAGAGCCCTGTCAAGAAGGGCTGGTATTCTTACAAGGGAACCGATGGCAAGGTCTACACTGTCAGCTGGTGGGCTGATGCATCAGGCTACCACGCCACTGGAGACCATCTGCCTACTCCTCCCCCCGTTCCTACTGCGATCCAGGC TGCACTCGACCAAGCTGCAAAAGAAGAAGCAAACAAGAACAAACCAACCCAGCCGACTTACTACCCGACGACGCAACCAACTTTCTACCCGTCGCAACCAACTTACACTCCAGCGCAACCCACAACCCAACGCCCATCGTATAACCACCCTCAGCAGACTTACCCTCAACAGCAACCAGCATACCAGAGACCAGGTTACGGTAAATAA